The sequence below is a genomic window from Hippocampus zosterae strain Florida chromosome 15, ASM2543408v3, whole genome shotgun sequence.
CGTTTAAGAGGGacgaaatttcatctgtgccgtATGTCcagacagcacatttgacaataaagttggacttgaTACTTGAAAATAAGGTTGATGAACAACACGAAAAGGACTGCAAATGTGACAggaacaaaaaatgtaatttagtcGCTTAACAACAAACGGGATAAACGTGATGATCGGgacaacaaagacaaacatgAACCACTTGATAAACatgataaataaatgacaaacacGAACGTTTCGTCTGACGAGCGGACAGGAagtgacacacacatgcacaaggaCAGCTCATCAAAGTGAATGTTTCAAGTCAAGTTAGACAAGCCCAGCAAAACACATTCCGTCATGTTTGTGTGCACATGAGAGCCCACTAgtgccagcacacacacacacacacacacacacacacacgcgcacacacacacattactcaCGCACTGATACACACATGCATTTACTCAAGATTTACTCAtgcttatacacacacacacacacacactccccacAAGTCTGAACAACACGCTCACGCCCAACCTGGTTATCGTAGCAACGCCACACCCTGAGCACTCACACTAACACAAATCGTGTACTTAGTGGGTTAGGGAGGTGGGGAGTCATTGGCGCCCCCTACAGTTAAAACATTCAAATCCAGTCCCAACTACTGTGCGTGGATGTTTTTCCTGAAGGGGGCGCCACGTTGTTGGCCTGCTTTTCTTTGAACTCCAAAACCATGCTGGTCTGTGCTATATTTTGTTATCGTCATGAAAAAAGGGGTCGTTTAACGAAATTATTTCACATTATAttatatcacaaaaataaatttggaaaaaaatagatttttaaaaaaaatattcaatgaagTACTTTTTTGCCTCCCTGATGCTGTCTGATGACCAATCTACGAATTGTCCATATGTGCCATGACAGTGACGACCAGTGCGTTGCAACTCAAGTCAGACAAAGCACAATTTATGTAAACAAAACGATATAAAAACTTTATTCAGCCAAAACCTAAGcacaacataacataaaaatattgaatacTTATGTGCCTAATGGTTGATTTCGTGTCTGAAATGATCGCTCCAAACTCGTTGACGTCGGCTTGCGTCTTTGGTGCTAGCCTCAGCTAACATTAGCTTCCAGTTGCAGGCCAACCGCACGAGTCACACTGACTTGTGGGTAAAGATGGCAGCAGGAGAGGTAGGAACAATTTagaccaaagaagaagaaatccaAATAACCATGGAATGCTGAGGAGCTGTCGTGAAATGTGGAGGACGAACTGAGGGAGGCGCTGTTGTTCAGTTGATGCTCAGCATGTTCCTGATGTGTTTGGGTGTGGCCTCGTCGTTCAGGTGCTTGGTGGTGTACCTGTTAGTGGTCAGAGTTCAACATGTTGGCCAATGGCGAGCGAGCAGCAAGTTGGGAAGTGCAAAGTGTGACCTGAGCGCGTCCAGTAGACCTTCCACGCTGCCTGGAGGCTGCTCCCGAAGCACCCGGATGCAGCCTTTCATCTGCACGAAATCGCAAACGCAATCATTGGCTTCATCTTCTTCCTGCGTGCGCATAAGGTCTTACGTCAATGTTGGAGGTCTTGATGAAAGCTCCGGCCGGGTGCACGTGGTCGTAGAGGATGATGACGCCCACCATCACCCGCAAGCAAAACAGCAACGTCTCCTCACTGGTGAAACGACTTCTGTATTCTCTGCGCGCGGACACAAAGTATATCAATTTTCAAAAGTGGTCAGGGGGTCGGCCGGCGGCGATGCGTTGAGGGCCTCACGGTGTTTCCAGCATGACTTTGCACACGCTGGCCATGGTGCTCAGACAGCCGGTGGTGTTTTCAACGGGAACTTCGGGATTCTGTTGATGCACGATACGCTCGCGTCACGTGTACGTCGAGTTTTATTTGCAGAAATACCCGACGCAGTACTAACATCCTTGACAAACTTGTTGGTGGCGTCGCTGAGCGTCTTCAACATCGGCGTGGCGCTGGCGTAGAACAGAGACATGCGATTGGCCAGCTCGTTGTTGACTTCCGCGTCCGCGTCGCCCTGAAGGACGAGGGGGCACGTGAATGTTACGCAGACGATGACGAGGGGGCACGGCGTTCTCGCACGTGTGCTTCTTACAGATAGGTTGTTGATGCGCATGCGACTGATTGTTCGTCTGTAGTAACTGAAGTCATTCTGGATGGCCGGGATGGTCATCTGCAATAAAAACGACACGTCGGGAAGGTGAGGGTGAATATGAAGGAAAGCatgatgaggaagaggatgacgGAGGGAGAAAGGCGAAGGCGCCGAGACCTTGAGCTCGTCGAATCTTAGCGTGAAGTGCAGGATGAGCGCAAACTGTCTGGCCAGCGCCTGTTTGTTCTCCAGCTGCTGGGTGGGCGGGGCGTCGGGACCGGTCAGGATGTCCAGCAGGCAAAGCAGACTCTGCTCTGATTGGACAACACGCAGAAGGAGACGAGTGAAGAAGCAATGAGTCAGCAAGTGAGTGAACAAATTAATGTATGACTCCATCAGCAAATGAATGAAAGAGTGAGTGAgtcagtgagtgagtgagagaattCATGCATGAATTACCGAGTAAGAGGGACATTGGAGTAAATGACACAATTGCGATCAATCAGCAAATGAATGGACGAGGGACTGAACGGGTGATAGAATGAATTGAATTTGAGTGAGCAAGCAAGTGAAAGCATTACCGAGCTTGTGGGAGAACTCATAGAAACGTTTGAGTTTAGCAACGAGGGGGAGAACGGCAGACCAGGCCTTCTCCTGAACGCCCTCCTCGCTGGGACTCTGGATGGCCTGCGCATGCACATGTGCATAATTGACTAGCGCATGTTCACGCGCGCACTCTGAGCATCCATTAGCGGGGTGCGCATTACCAGACGGATTTCCTCGCCAGCTCCCGTGTAGGCCTGCAGCTCGTTCAGGATGACCTGAGCCTCCGTCAGCACCTTGTCCACCTTCTCCCAAGCCTCCTTTTCTGACAACGATGCCTCCgcatctgcacacacacacatacacaccataTAACTCACAGACATGTGTttacgtgcatgtgtgtgcatgcgtttaTCTTACTCTCAAAGTCCAAGAAGAAGTTTCCGGCGTTGTTGTCGATGTCTCTGCTCAGCACTTTGATCAAGTTCCCCATTCTCGCACATACAAAACCTTGCAAAGCGTTCAACAAAATGATTAGACAAAGTCCATCCGGTATTGAACTTTTGACCATTTCTACATGAGAACTCATGAATAATTTTCACTTCtccaaaaaatgtgcaaaacttGTACCCGCTTGGCAACACCCCTCAAAACTTTACCGCAACACACTAATTTGCATCGGCATCAATTTCACGGAAAGGTTCAGAGATCAACTCTTGTAAGTTCAGTTACTTTGTAGAAGCGAGTCCTGATTCGAGTTTTAAGTCAGAGTTTGGCTTGCCAAAAAGGCTTTTTCCAGGTaaaacggacaaaaaaaaaaagaagttgactTGAAAGTAAAAGCGGCACATCAATTGTTGGATTAAATAAGTGCTTTCCAGCACAgtgattcacaattacagtgttGGAAACACAGAATGACGGGCATGTGACAGACTGAGAGAATACGTTCAAGTGAGAGGAGTGCAAAGAGTGAAAAAGGAAGTGATGACGTGTGAGCTAAATTTGAATGAGAGGAAGTGAAGCTGACTGGTTTTAAGTCAGGTGTTTGGTCTGCATCAAGGAGTCACATCTCTGCAGCGTTACACATATACGCTACTCGTATATGTTATGCATAGTTTTTACATCATTCTAGCATGTTCTCTTCAAATTTGTAttcaaaaaagatttatttaattttgttatCTTTGTTTGAAACCTGAAGTGGTACCGTTATAAATTTCATTATCGTTTTGGTGCTCAGGTTCATTGAAGTTTGTCATCTTTTCCCAAGTGGAACACAAATTGTGAAGCGACACAAAGTtgaaacacataaaaaaaaaaacctgagaagGAGGTCATCCAAAACCATGCACAAAATCAAGAGGGGTGAAAAATTATGCACGCCCCACttctcattttttatttgttttttttaagcctacAATAATGCAAATGCAATTCCACTTCACAAATGCTTGCCACTTGGGGGTTGATTCGTtacaaaaagtcacattttaggGCTTTTGTTTGAAGCCTGAAATGAGGCAAGGGGGCAAAATgttcaaagggggggggggggcggttcgcAAGGCACTTTatgtaaatatgtaaatatatcACATCGCAGTTTTGTTGTTccagtatttgtatttgttgtttttgtattctATGCACTCTGCAGAAAGGTCTACATTGCAAATGAGAACCTTACCTGCACGATAACTTACATAAACTCACAAATcaaatgacaatcattttgtCATCGTGAGATGCCAACatgctgcgcacacacacgcgtacgtTGTGACCAGAtaacaaaaacatcaacaatagTCTTTAAGTCATCGTGATGAATTTCAACTGCAATTGTTATTCGTCATTATACTGTATTCCTAAACCTTTATCAGTcccacagtgttttttttattatgcattttattacGAAACGGCATGCAATTCCTGATAATTGCGTGTTTTAACGTGCATTTTGGTGACTTATGTATTATTACGCCAAACAGGtggcaaaaatgcaaaatgtgaaCAAGATGCAattttacaacaagcagttctTAATATTTGGGCGTCATAATATTAGGAACGCGAGGAGATGGTGACGCTAATGAAGCGTACGCCGAGTGGTATGCTGCCTGTAACCGGAAGTGTGCGTCTACATTCGTGTTGCTGATGGGACCGCCAGCAGAAACTTTTTGCTCCATCAACAAATCGCAACTTTTGGAGCACAAAGACTCCACTCGGAACTTGGTTGTCGAGTCTCAACAGGACCTGGCGAGTCTCAACCGGCGCGACCCACCCAGACCCAAACCCGCAGAGACCCAGACCGAGACCTAAATCCCGACCACCATCCCCACCGCGGTGCTCACCTTCGCCGATCGGCGCGTGATCGAGGCGGGATCGGTGCGGGTTCGACGGGTTGGCTTTGGCGGGTCCAGGTGATCCTACATGCCGACAACCCGGAAGTGGGCGACTCGGCGCTGCGCTCACTATAAAAGGAAACGTTTCCTGAGTGAGCGACCAATCGGCGGAGGCGCGGGAGCCACGACGTCAGCGGAACGTGAACGCCTCATCAAGATCATCAGAAGGCAACACGACGAAAGGAACATGAACGCCACGCGACGGGAAAGTCGACGTAGCATCGGTCACCCCCAAAACAAGCACGAGTAACAATAACACTACTTCGGTTTATTTTAGAAAAACAATATTTGCTCAAacaacacatcatcatcatcatcatcatcatcattacaaCAATGTTTGGTGAAAACAAATGCGGTTTCAAAACTGTTGCAGAAATGAAGTTTGTCTCCGCCACTCTGCTTCTCCCTGCCGGACGAAAACAAGAATTACAGTACAGTCTGCATGGGGGTGAATGTTCGGAAAATCTATGGTTCATCATCGAAACGTTCGCGTCGTAAAGGCGCTTACAGATTCGACGAAATGATACCAGTACAATCTAAAGTTGATGAAATCAGGAGGAACCGAATGACATCAGATTACATTAAATGTTATAAAGTAAAATTTAATGAAAGTAAATTAATTTATGTGAACTACAATTTAGATTAGGTGTAACGGGGCCAGAAAAAACTCACTGTACTTTACTAGAATTACACAAATTGTGTGGAATGATATTTACCTGATGTGTTCTTTAACTATATCTTCCATTATCTACTTCAATAATTAGTGTGGCCATATGTATAACAACACGCAATACAAATGTATACAGCTTGTAATTATGAATATATATGTGAAGTTTGGTAATTGTTTTGGAGCTCATACAGGTTGGCCCATAAAGCATTTCCTGTTTTGTGGCGAATGAATAGTGCGTCATGGCTAAATCCAATTTAGAGCCTGAAGTTGAAGGTCGAGTGTATTGACGAGCTTGTGAAATAAATTATTCGCCTTTGCGTTTAGGTATTTTATTCACATTCGTTACTGTTACAAGTGTACAAATGCCCAGAAATATTTTCTATCCTTTCGAATCAGTAAACAAGCAACATGACGAGCTCACAGTCCAAGGACGGTCTCGATCCTTCAGTCTATTTGGACACCTGCGATTGAAGGATCCCTTCCGACTGAAATAGCTTTGTGAACGGATGCAATGGTGATAtctagtggccattttggcgAACTACATGTATGTATATGAAATGGCTAtcttcttttatatatatattgcgcgtcgtcctgcacgcagtctgtccttccgtctgtcccttttcaaaacgtacctacttcaccgcgccgccgcgcgccgccactgcgccgctcaggcagtggcttactacgatcgcgcgggcatcttagcgaaaaaatgttgtctacccacaagcattgcaatgaaattgttagttatttagtagagctaaacatctctttattttcgcgataagcaatgaagatgaacaaaaagttgaatcaagcaacaacacttttgtgggccgaaggcccaccttaccagccttccgcaggaactagctgatgagccgcccggagggcggcgaaccaccaccttaccagccttccgcaggaactagctgatgagccccccggagggcggcgaaccagctagtacattaTAAAATACGACATTTGATGCCCCCTCCCTAGTCATATGGTACGTTGGACAACTCAATATTTTTATCCTTGTTAAAGTCGCAGGTCTTGAAATGGTTCAGAGAAAGGTTGAAGTCAATCGGATCAAGCCTGCAGGACAAGACAGGCAAATAATTTGGAAAAGGGGGCACTTGCTACGGGAACCAataaaaatcagacattgcttttgaattgtggttctatagaattattttgaaaaacaatctcATGAATGAGGTCAAGAAAATAATAGTACAGGTAGCCCTGAAAAAGGTCATGTTCAACCAAGGTGTGTTCTCTCATTAGCATTGCAAATGTCTTGACACTTGTAAAGGTCAATAGATCTCTTTTAAGTGTGAAAAGTAACCACGGGGCTGTTTGATGGCATGGCGTGTAAACACTGTAAACATGGACCAGAGGATGCAAAAGAGCTCAGAACAACCTTTGTGtgcctgctgtgtgtgtgtgtgtgtgtgtgtgtgtaagtgcgcACTTTTGATGTGTTTTTGCGTGAAGAGGAAGTAACGATGGTGGTGCGTGGTTGCTGTTGTGCAGGTATTCTCCTTTCCTCGGGACCTCATTCATCACTTTTCCCACCAAAGTACAAAATTGATTATTTTagctttgacttgacttgagaatGCATACTCACAAGTCCTGAAGAAAAATCAACTTTTCATCAGGAAAGCCATCTCTGGACAAAGCTTTTCTTGAAGTGTCAAACCTTCCATTCAACActgtgtttgtgtagtttgcGAATTAAAGATCACATCTATGCTGTTGGGAAATTCTAagatctctctttctttctctctctctctctctctttctctctctctctgacactCACACAATAACGCAgtgtaaaaaaagacaaagaaggaaGGTTTGCACATTATAAACATAACCCACATCGAAATTCACACATGCCTGTGGTGCTtgaaagttgtgtgtgtgtgtgtgtgtgtgtgtttctcaaaATAGAATTGGGCAAAGTAGGCCGGGTTCCTCCCTGCTCGGAATTTTCCTTTTCGACCTTACAAGGAATTGGAAGTGAGGGGGGcctacaaatacacaaacagATACACACTCTCGCCTTACAAATTCCCATCAAATGTTCTTAAAGAATTTTGAaatgctagtgaacatgttaagAGAGGTTAGCGATGCTCATGAATGCCCCAACTGAAGAGATTGTAAAAATGCTAACAAGAATGCTAACACACGTTAGCAATTAGGGGTGCCATCTTTCGGatgtctgttttttattttgtccaatGCTGTATTGTCAAATTCAATGTTCAATTTTGTGTGTGACAGACGCATGTGACAATTAGGAATGGTTCAATACGGGACGCAATGTTTAATTCCCAATTCAAGGATGATTCTTTATTTTACGGGGATGGGTGGCAAGCTTATTAGCAATGCTAATGAGAAGGTCATAGATGCTAGCAAGCAGTGACAATGCTAATAAGGATTTATTAGCAATGCGAATTCCCATGCTAACAGGTTGTATGCATGAGGTTCAACATGCAACTTAAAGTTGTTGAAAATGCCAACCATATGTGCATTGTCTGTTTTggacgtgcatgtgtgtgtaaaagagACTACAGCAAGCTCTGCGAATCATGAGgcttttatttgtgtatttgtacAGTGTTAAATGTGCATGATTGTTTTGTGCCATTAGTGTACATAACTTTATTATGCATTCATGTTGAATATATGTATTGAATGGAAATAGAAAATGGAAACTGTTGAGCTACTGTATTCTACTCGTTGCAGACTCCAGTCCCCATTTTCCATTTTGCCTTTAGCCGCCATTTCAcgacgcgcgcgtgtgtgtgtgtgtgtgtgtgtgggtgtgtgtgggagagagagagacagagagagacagagagagagatttgaaCAAAGAtacagtgtgtttgtgtgacatgCAAAGACACAAAGTGAACGTTTTGATTGACTTTGATTTCTTGTAAGTCAACGTGGAAAATTCGTGCGTAATTGCGCTCGTGTACGTGTGGCTGTATTGGAAGGACTTTCACGAGTTGTTTTTATGgggtaaaaaacacatttttaaaatgaaattgtcATAGACTCGATACAAATGTTCGTCTTCGTTAATGAATAATgttatattttacatttaaaaacatgttttcaaacaATTGACCGGGAAGAGACGTGCGTGTCCGTGTCACCATCCAGTGGCCGAAAGCTGTATTACCCCGTGTATTAGAAATGCCTTCTGCTCATTTCAAAGATTGCTAAACCAGTAGTTAAATATAATATTAGTATTAAACATTGAAAATTACGCTAAACCAGTAAGTGGATCACAACAAAAGAGAGGGGATACATTTTTTTCGTGAAACACAGTTTATGGATCAATATATGATCCATAAACAAATTAtgacaaatatttcatttgtggtAGTCACTTCAATGACGTTGGTGATCTTGGCAGCAAAACCTGTCCGCGTCTACGTGCTGAAACAGGTCCCAATACTAATGAGGTTGACTAACATGTAATTGCGAGAAGCCACCAGGAGGTGGAAACAAAGTCTTGAGCATCAACGTTTCTCCAACTTTTCACTCCAAGTTGCGCGTGAAAAATACTTGACTCTGCAAGTAGCATGATTAAAGACCGACAAGAAAATTCTGTAACATACCAGCCTGGCGTAGTGTCCATCAAAATCAAGACCGAGTTTTTATGGCTAAACATTCAGAACGTGAACATTGCGCTTTAATAAAATTAACTACTTCAATGATTCcattaaagatgtattgtacatacatgtgaaattaaaaaaacaatgtagttcgaaacaatttaaaaacattatttttaaatgcaaatgtttgccAAATACTCACAATCTGCTGCTACAAAAATGTAATGTAGTCGAAAAATTTAGAAATATAGTGCATTTCAAAAGTTTACATGATTTGCAGTTCAAAGgtttacatgatttacagtaACTAAGAACTACGTTACGGACAAACAGTTGTGACATTATTCCTTGTTTATAGCAGTAGAAGCACTCATCAtttctgcaaaagaaaaaagtaaatagaaGAAGAACCCATTGAGGTATTTCTCACATTTCCATACAAGACGGAACAGATTCGAGCATTTTAATCTTTGGGATGTCTGAAGTACAATGTTGGTGAGTACAGTAGCTGCTCAAATTGTGTTGGAAGGCGGCAAAAGTACCTGAGGGAGCGCAGTGAGCACCTCCCCCACCTGCAgagccgccccctcccccgaggacttgaaaagaaaacactccTCTCATTGTCATGCGTGCACTTCTTATGCGAACAAAGCACCACGTACACCGACgtccgcgcgcgcgcgtgtgtgtgtgtgtgtgtgtgtgtgtgcgtgcgagagaGGATTCACTTGTAACAGGAAGTGTTTGCACAAACGGTCCCAGTAAAAACTTGTTTGGTGTTTCGGAACATTTAGTGCCATGGCGTGGACATCTTCATTCAGCTCTAAAACTTCACTGGAGCCCTGCAGGAGGAACAAGGATGACATTTTAGGGTCAACGGGGACCAACAAGGCGGTCATGAAGGACAACTCACAGATTCCTGGAGTAACCAGTCATACAAAGGTCTTCAAGCAAAAGTTGAAGGAACATGGGGAAATCTGTGTTGGAATGGGAAGGAAGAGATGAAAGAAACAATTACGAAAAGGAGGTGTTGAAGAAAGAAAGGGGTTATGTTCAGGACAAGGAAAAACATGGAAGAAGTCCATGGGAGGTGAAAGGGATAACAAAGTGGAGATATCAAGAACAAGGTGATTTGTTCTTGAAGGAAAAAAGTTGCACTGAAGGAGAAAGGAGGAGCTGTATGGTAAGATATAggatagataagataagatatcctttatttgtcccacactggggaaatttacaatttacaaaAAGATGTTAAAGACAACAAAAGAGAACTGAGAATGTTGGGACAAGCGGGACCAGACCAGAGAAGATGTCGGCGTTTGTCAGCTGGGAATGAAGGCAATGAAGGGAGCAAGAGACGGTCGGGATGTCGATCGGTGACATATTTTATCAACCGCTATGGATTTGCTTGCTTGAAACGTTGGAAATTTTATATTTGAATGTTCTTTTGTAtgctttacaaaaacaaatgctaatGATCATGTCATTCAAAAGAAGGATTTTTTGTCGCACCTTTTAATTTGGAAACTCCCTCACCAGGTGGCACCACGACACAGACACACCCATAGATACAGACAGCCAAGTCCTCAACAGTCAGAGAGGACCTTCACAGATGACAAAGAATCCTATCCCttgtcaaagcaaaacaaaacggtTGCAATGCATGTAGCCCCATGCTCGCTTCGCAGGGCCGTGGTCGGAacacttggggggtgggggttcatgTCAAGTTGGTGGCCATGTCTCAGCCACACCTTCTTGTCTTGACTTGCAGCCAATCTTGTCGGGTGCGCTTTAGTCACCTGGACAGGGGAACGGCACCTGTGAAATAGCTGTGAAGTAGCACAAAACAGCTTCAGTAACCACCAGTAAGTGGATGTACAGCTGCTACTTCCCAAAAATACCCTCCCAAGCCACTGCAACATTAGACATCGGTTACACAACTTTTAACACTGTGTTTGAAGAAAAAGGCTACTTGTACATTTAATGTAGTGATTCCTTTGCATACCACTAGGGGCAGCCCGCCTAGAGCGCCCGCGCGCACACAGGCCCATGAACACGCACTCGTGACTTTCAGTTTGTCCCATTGTACAATaattaaattacaaaataacGCATTTCTTCATATTCTGTATGAGTGTGTTGCTGTACCATACAGTCCTATTCTCCTGAATTATAAACA
It includes:
- the LOC127616074 gene encoding CYFIP-related Rac1 interactor B-like translates to MGNLIKVLSRDIDNNAGNFFLDFENAEASLSEKEAWEKVDKVLTEAQVILNELQAYTGAGEEIRLAIQSPSEEGVQEKAWSAVLPLVAKLKRFYEFSHKLEQSLLCLLDILTGPDAPPTQQLENKQALARQFALILHFTLRFDELKMTIPAIQNDFSYYRRTISRMRINNLSGDADAEVNNELANRMSLFYASATPMLKTLSDATNKFVKDNPEVPVENTTGCLSTMASVCKVMLETPEYRSRFTSEETLLFCLRVMVGVIILYDHVHPAGAFIKTSNIDMKGCIRVLREQPPGSVEGLLDALRYTTKHLNDEATPKHIRNMLSIN